A stretch of [Clostridium] innocuum DNA encodes these proteins:
- a CDS encoding DUF4368 domain-containing protein — protein MVCATYRKKRKETCTSHQIRNVEIEAALLYAIQQVTVFAKEGEDEFIELVTKNSAKTVERAIRDSKNNEQGTCRTKKLDTFIQKLFDDDAEGIISDERFMKMTAAYEAEQNQLKERLARLEVIINDTKKKSANIDSSLDIVHTYTDINELNAEIIRTFIEKVYVYQSEKLWSRNTKKIKTIFNFIGEIEIPSNVKTA, from the coding sequence ATGGTATGTGCAACTTATCGTAAAAAAAGAAAAGAAACTTGTACATCTCATCAGATTAGAAATGTAGAAATTGAAGCTGCATTACTTTATGCCATTCAGCAAGTCACTGTGTTTGCGAAAGAAGGTGAAGATGAATTTATTGAACTTGTAACAAAGAACAGCGCAAAGACTGTCGAACGAGCTATTCGTGACAGCAAGAATAACGAGCAAGGCACCTGTAGAACGAAAAAACTAGATACCTTTATCCAGAAATTGTTCGACGACGATGCAGAAGGTATAATCAGTGATGAGCGTTTTATGAAAATGACCGCTGCTTATGAAGCTGAGCAAAATCAACTAAAAGAGCGATTGGCAAGGTTAGAAGTAATCATTAATGACACCAAAAAGAAATCAGCTAACATTGATAGTTCCCTTGACATTGTACATACCTACACTGATATTAATGAGTTAAACGCAGAAATCATAAGAACCTTTATCGAAAAGGTATATGTGTATCAATCAGAAAAGTTATGGTCACGCAATACCAAGAAGATAAAAACTATATTCAATTTTATTGGCGAAATTGAAATCCCATCTAATGTAAAAACGGCATAG
- a CDS encoding peptidoglycan-binding protein, whose product MNSKRIKFALFICVFALYGCASSASVPQKSLNTVNNKHTVSQDTLHTNSLIQTKDTSMAAMAFHAYGPMQKSGSMFRSMRDEHGVLLMKSDVEGYAKKMKEKVVKERKRQVQLEKKRKEQERLKRMEKESSQAFSPKITTYGVDCYGCGGESGRGGTSLGVALDLTLGVQMPDGSWQPGIRYGNYYIVAADPSIPLCSILKISDHGLSGSGITPDQPYYAIVLDRGGAIQGNHIDLYIGSENSGAIVPVKNTQAKAQIIREGGKNGARSCAL is encoded by the coding sequence ATGAACTCAAAACGAATAAAATTCGCTTTATTCATCTGTGTTTTCGCTTTATATGGATGTGCTTCCAGTGCCTCTGTACCGCAGAAGTCACTGAACACTGTGAATAACAAACATACGGTATCTCAGGATACCCTTCATACAAACAGTCTGATTCAGACAAAGGATACCAGCATGGCCGCCATGGCTTTTCATGCCTATGGTCCTATGCAAAAAAGTGGCTCCATGTTTCGCAGCATGAGGGATGAGCATGGTGTGCTGCTGATGAAATCCGATGTCGAAGGCTATGCGAAAAAAATGAAAGAAAAGGTTGTAAAGGAACGGAAGCGTCAAGTGCAGCTGGAGAAAAAAAGAAAAGAACAGGAACGCCTGAAAAGGATGGAAAAGGAGTCCTCACAGGCATTCAGTCCGAAAATCACAACCTACGGCGTTGACTGCTATGGATGTGGCGGCGAAAGCGGCCGCGGCGGTACTTCCCTAGGTGTGGCACTGGATTTAACCCTTGGTGTACAGATGCCGGATGGCTCATGGCAGCCGGGTATCCGGTATGGTAATTACTATATCGTTGCCGCAGACCCAAGCATTCCACTTTGCTCGATACTGAAAATCAGTGATCACGGTCTGAGTGGAAGTGGTATTACACCGGATCAGCCCTACTATGCCATTGTACTGGACCGAGGCGGGGCTATTCAGGGAAATCATATCGACCTGTATATCGGCAGTGAGAACTCCGGTGCTATCGTACCGGTGAAAAACACACAGGCAAAGGCGCAGATCATCCGTGAGGGTGGTAAAAACGGAGCCAGAAGCTGTGCATTATAA
- the rnmV gene encoding ribonuclease M5, with protein sequence MLVKMKEILVVEGKNDTNVLKSFLDCDTIETNGTHLGKEILRQIRLAQKTRGVIIFTDPDFPGEKIRSCINAAVPGCKNAFIDKAKAKTNKKVGVEHACKEDILEALTHLMTFDEHLQDTLSYEEYLDLGLNGREDSAEKRAQIARSLYLGKPNAKTLFKRLNMLQLHKTDVEKLLGQPYE encoded by the coding sequence ATGCTTGTGAAGATGAAAGAAATCCTTGTGGTTGAGGGAAAAAACGACACAAATGTACTGAAAAGCTTTCTGGACTGTGATACCATAGAAACAAACGGTACGCATTTGGGGAAAGAAATCCTGCGACAGATCAGACTTGCTCAGAAAACGCGCGGTGTGATTATATTTACGGATCCGGATTTTCCCGGAGAAAAAATACGTTCCTGCATCAATGCGGCAGTACCCGGCTGTAAAAATGCCTTCATTGATAAGGCAAAGGCCAAAACAAACAAAAAGGTTGGTGTGGAGCATGCCTGCAAGGAAGATATTCTGGAGGCATTAACGCATCTGATGACCTTTGATGAACATCTGCAGGATACACTGAGCTATGAGGAATATCTGGATCTGGGACTAAACGGCAGAGAGGACAGTGCCGAAAAGAGAGCGCAGATTGCCCGCTCCCTGTATCTGGGAAAGCCGAATGCCAAAACACTTTTCAAGCGTCTGAATATGCTGCAGCTGCATAAAACAGATGTGGAAAAGCTGCTTGGACAGCCATATGAATGA
- a CDS encoding DUF2812 domain-containing protein, translating to MNELVKVTFALRPKEQLESWVSEILQEGWELSSFRYVMLGSLMNFRFVEGKRRHVKVCFYDVKYDADESIFLAEGWNVLCRNGLSVIFYHENLDQPLPLLDMKLYTKRRIFKMTCNLLYLFSLLYCVRVEEEALRKPLLFVFTLLLFALPLLFDVKSTTKYSNLIRIIKNLLYAVLLTGIVYLLIELLVSTFYLLF from the coding sequence ATGAATGAGCTTGTTAAGGTAACGTTTGCCCTGCGTCCCAAGGAACAACTGGAAAGCTGGGTATCTGAAATCCTGCAGGAGGGATGGGAATTGTCCTCCTTTCGCTATGTCATGCTTGGCTCTTTAATGAATTTTCGTTTTGTAGAGGGAAAACGACGGCATGTGAAGGTTTGCTTCTACGATGTGAAATACGATGCAGACGAAAGCATCTTTCTGGCTGAGGGATGGAACGTGCTTTGCCGAAACGGTCTGAGCGTTATTTTCTATCATGAAAATCTTGATCAGCCGCTGCCGCTTCTGGATATGAAGCTGTATACGAAGCGAAGAATCTTCAAAATGACATGCAATTTGCTGTATCTGTTTTCATTGCTGTATTGTGTGCGTGTGGAGGAGGAGGCATTGCGGAAGCCGCTTCTTTTCGTCTTTACCCTTCTATTGTTTGCGCTGCCGCTGCTGTTTGATGTCAAAAGCACGACAAAATACAGTAATCTGATTCGAATTATAAAAAACCTGTTGTATGCAGTGCTTTTAACAGGTATTGTATATCTGCTGATAGAATTGCTGGTATCCACCTTCTATCTGCTGTTTTAG
- the rsmA gene encoding 16S rRNA (adenine(1518)-N(6)/adenine(1519)-N(6))-dimethyltransferase RsmA, with product MKKPIATPSRTKEILETHGMFAKKNYGQNFLIESGIVDKIARHAVLSDHCVVFEIGPGIGALTQYLCEYAKKVVSFEIDERLPDVLADTLQEYDNFELVMSDFLEIDLKEWCRTYRKEGYDVVIAANLPYYITTPILFKIFESKADVAAITVMMQKEVADRFAAEVNTKDYNALSIITQYRCEVTPVMKVPKNVFLPKPNVDSAVLQFRFRDTPQNIEEESFFSLVKACFRQRRKTILNNYGEYCQDKQQARAELEKSGIDCTRRAESVTLAEFINLYEVHRNESKSTCEN from the coding sequence ATGAAGAAACCCATTGCGACACCTTCCAGAACAAAGGAAATTCTGGAAACACATGGAATGTTTGCGAAAAAAAATTACGGACAGAATTTTCTGATTGAATCCGGAATTGTAGATAAAATTGCACGACATGCAGTCCTGTCGGATCACTGCGTGGTATTTGAAATAGGACCCGGTATCGGTGCATTGACACAGTATCTGTGTGAGTATGCAAAAAAGGTTGTATCCTTTGAAATTGATGAGCGGCTTCCTGATGTTCTGGCAGACACGCTGCAGGAATATGACAATTTTGAGCTGGTCATGTCTGATTTTTTAGAAATCGATTTGAAAGAATGGTGCAGAACGTACAGGAAAGAGGGCTATGATGTCGTCATTGCTGCCAATCTGCCATACTATATCACGACACCGATTCTGTTTAAAATCTTTGAATCCAAAGCGGACGTTGCGGCAATCACCGTCATGATGCAGAAGGAGGTCGCAGACCGCTTCGCTGCTGAAGTAAATACCAAGGATTACAATGCGTTAAGTATTATCACACAGTATCGCTGTGAGGTAACCCCGGTGATGAAGGTGCCGAAAAACGTTTTCCTGCCAAAGCCGAATGTGGACAGCGCAGTCTTGCAGTTCCGTTTCAGGGATACACCGCAGAATATCGAGGAAGAAAGTTTTTTTTCATTGGTCAAGGCTTGCTTTCGCCAGAGAAGAAAGACCATACTGAACAATTACGGGGAATATTGTCAGGATAAGCAGCAGGCGCGTGCAGAGCTTGAGAAAAGCGGTATAGACTGCACAAGACGGGCAGAAAGCGTCACACTTGCGGAATTTATCAACTTATATGAGGTACATAGAAATGAAAGTAAAAGCACATGCGAAAATTAA
- a CDS encoding 4-(cytidine 5'-diphospho)-2-C-methyl-D-erythritol kinase: MKVKAHAKINICLNVVCRRDDGYHELEMIMVPLMLHDELTITLSSEDCYTCSDAQLRMDETNTIIQAVELMRRTFSLSECFHVHVEKHIPAQAGLAGGSADAAAVMRGIRDLLKLDISLEDLAQLGKQVGADVPFCIMETCALVKGIGERITPFAMPCDFHILLVKPAMGVPTGKAFSMLDFEKCDHPDCNEVIHALQQGDLAQLSSVISNSLEYSAFQLVPEIADIKHQLQSMGFDAVLMSGSGSTVFAITRKKELLRQAEKRFHNKTYFVCCTAIKQ; the protein is encoded by the coding sequence ATGAAAGTAAAAGCACATGCGAAAATTAACATCTGCCTGAATGTCGTATGCAGGCGGGATGACGGGTATCATGAGCTGGAAATGATTATGGTTCCTCTGATGCTCCATGATGAGCTTACCATAACACTGTCCAGTGAGGACTGCTATACGTGTAGTGATGCACAGCTGCGGATGGATGAAACGAATACAATCATTCAGGCGGTGGAGCTGATGCGAAGGACCTTTTCTCTATCGGAATGCTTCCATGTGCATGTGGAGAAGCATATCCCCGCACAGGCAGGACTTGCCGGAGGAAGTGCAGATGCCGCTGCAGTCATGCGTGGAATCCGTGATTTGCTGAAGCTGGATATCTCACTGGAGGATCTGGCACAGCTGGGAAAGCAGGTTGGCGCAGATGTACCGTTCTGCATCATGGAAACCTGTGCTTTGGTAAAGGGGATTGGCGAAAGGATAACACCGTTCGCCATGCCTTGCGATTTTCATATTCTTCTGGTGAAGCCAGCGATGGGCGTACCTACCGGGAAAGCTTTTTCTATGCTTGATTTTGAGAAATGCGACCATCCGGACTGCAATGAGGTTATCCATGCATTACAGCAGGGCGACCTTGCGCAGCTTTCAAGTGTCATATCCAATTCCCTGGAATACAGTGCCTTTCAGCTGGTTCCGGAAATTGCGGACATCAAACACCAGCTGCAGAGTATGGGGTTTGATGCGGTGCTGATGAGTGGCAGTGGAAGTACAGTATTTGCAATTACAAGGAAGAAGGAACTTCTGCGGCAAGCAGAGAAGCGGTTCCATAACAAAACGTATTTTGTATGCTGTACAGCGATCAAGCAGTAA
- a CDS encoding glycosyltransferase: MDKISVIIPCHNNAGALRRVYTDVLREVKKLPVSYELLFIDNASRDGSSAILRLLSQQDYACHYVSLNHRVTPVSAIFLGAQLSNGDFLMLTDTRHPAYLIPELYRTLCGRTQCCGGDLITGNRHMRKQPFFKLLRREYVGEALQTEDISAFRKILLQDDTGTVWLPYTELERSLITWQDRLYSLMITYGNRVLTYIGMGVFILLTGVPCFLLFMMFLDLLYAVLLYTGLFISLLFLFTRFRHHPYFFRHEQLLLTDIRESTLPNPPIQKPDISKL; this comes from the coding sequence GTGGATAAGATCAGTGTCATTATACCCTGTCATAATAATGCGGGAGCATTACGCAGAGTGTATACGGATGTCCTGCGGGAAGTAAAGAAGCTGCCGGTCAGCTATGAGCTTCTTTTTATTGACAATGCGTCCAGAGACGGAAGCTCCGCTATTCTGCGCTTGCTGTCACAGCAGGATTATGCATGCCATTACGTATCACTGAATCACCGTGTTACGCCGGTGTCTGCTATATTTCTGGGAGCACAGCTGTCAAACGGTGACTTTCTTATGCTCACCGACACCCGTCATCCCGCCTATCTCATACCGGAGCTGTACCGAACCCTCTGTGGCAGGACGCAATGCTGCGGCGGCGACCTCATTACCGGTAACAGACATATGCGAAAGCAGCCCTTTTTTAAGCTTCTGCGCAGGGAATATGTCGGTGAGGCTTTACAGACTGAGGATATCTCTGCATTTCGCAAAATACTGCTGCAGGATGATACCGGGACTGTATGGCTTCCTTATACGGAGCTGGAGCGCAGTCTGATCACCTGGCAGGATCGGTTGTATTCTCTTATGATAACATATGGAAACCGTGTTCTCACCTATATCGGAATGGGCGTCTTTATATTACTTACCGGTGTTCCCTGTTTCCTATTGTTTATGATGTTTCTGGATTTGTTGTATGCTGTCCTGCTTTATACAGGACTTTTCATAAGCCTGCTCTTCCTGTTCACCCGTTTTCGGCATCACCCATATTTCTTTCGGCATGAACAGCTTCTGCTTACGGATATCAGAGAAAGCACGCTGCCGAATCCACCCATTCAAAAGCCGGATATATCCAAGCTGTAG
- the tnpA gene encoding IS200/IS605 family transposase → MLDLDSNAHSVFALRYHLIMTTKYRRRVFDDVISDRAKDIFLHIARSYNISLQEWNHDVDHIHILFSAHPNSCLTKFINAYKSASSRLLKKEFPEIREKLWKEAFWSQSFCLISTGGVTTDIIKAYIESQGEKNGVKKRVSV, encoded by the coding sequence ATGCTAGATTTAGACAGTAATGCTCATTCAGTATTTGCTCTCCGTTATCATTTGATCATGACAACCAAATATCGGCGTCGTGTGTTCGATGATGTCATCAGTGATCGTGCAAAAGATATCTTTCTTCATATTGCCAGATCCTATAACATCTCTCTTCAAGAATGGAATCATGATGTCGATCATATTCATATCCTGTTCTCTGCTCACCCTAACTCTTGTCTTACGAAATTCATCAATGCGTATAAGAGTGCCAGTTCACGTTTATTGAAGAAGGAGTTTCCTGAAATTCGTGAAAAGCTTTGGAAAGAAGCATTTTGGAGTCAGAGCTTCTGTTTGATCAGTACAGGAGGTGTCACCACCGACATCATCAAAGCTTATATCGAAAGTCAAGGTGAGAAGAATGGTGTCAAGAAAAGGGTATCAGTTTAG
- a CDS encoding transposase — translation MVSRKGYQFRIYPNKKQEIFFTKTFGCVRFLYNHMLDDKIKYYEETKKMKQTTPASYKKDHPFLKEVDSLALANAQLHLEAAFKKFFKETDIGFPKWKSKHQAKQSYTTNMVNGNIRLFSTIQNQTTYLRLPKAGDVRIHMHRIPQGILKAVTISKQQDRYIATCLFEYENKVESKEVVHVLGLDYSQKHLYVDSEGQVCDYPHFYCASEKRLAREQRKLSKMVKGSNNYKKQRNKVAKLHAHVAQNERIYQCPKCGHIEDRDINAAKNIRDEGIRLHRG, via the coding sequence ATGGTGTCAAGAAAAGGGTATCAGTTTAGAATCTATCCAAACAAGAAGCAAGAGATTTTCTTTACCAAAACATTTGGTTGTGTCCGTTTTCTGTATAATCATATGTTAGATGACAAAATCAAATATTATGAAGAAACTAAGAAAATGAAGCAAACGACACCTGCATCCTATAAGAAGGATCATCCATTTCTCAAGGAAGTAGATTCTTTGGCATTAGCAAACGCTCAACTACATTTAGAAGCTGCTTTCAAAAAGTTCTTCAAAGAAACAGATATCGGTTTTCCCAAATGGAAATCAAAGCATCAGGCGAAACAAAGTTACACGACAAATATGGTCAACGGAAATATCCGATTGTTTAGTACGATACAAAACCAAACGACCTATCTACGTTTACCAAAGGCAGGTGATGTAAGGATCCATATGCATCGCATACCACAGGGGATATTAAAAGCAGTGACGATAAGCAAACAGCAGGACCGTTATATTGCGACATGTCTGTTTGAATATGAAAATAAAGTAGAAAGTAAAGAAGTAGTACATGTGTTAGGTCTTGATTATTCGCAAAAACATTTATATGTAGATAGTGAAGGTCAGGTATGTGACTATCCCCATTTTTACTGTGCGAGTGAGAAGCGATTAGCAAGAGAACAACGCAAACTTTCCAAGATGGTCAAAGGAAGTAATAACTATAAGAAGCAAAGAAACAAGGTAGCCAAGCTGCATGCCCATGTAGCACAGAATGAAAGAATCTATCAATGTCCGAAGTGTGGTCATATAGAGGATCGTGATATCAATGCAGCGAAGAATATACGTGATGAAGGTATACGATTACATAGAGGTTAG
- a CDS encoding response regulator transcription factor translates to MGSRILIVDDNQEIREVVTVLLENEGYEVEEAGDGEAAIAKAEDMDLIILDVMMPKMDGFKACRQIREVTNAPILFLTAKTMDQDKALGFSSGGDDYLAKPFSYNELIARVKALLRRYCIYKGKEEPQEGDQIIMHDLVISRNSNQVKKKEEAVNLTEMEYQILLLLADHPKKIFSNQELYEAIWKGPYMYSANNTIMVHIRNLRKKLGVDPQNPVYIKTVWGKGYRFD, encoded by the coding sequence ATGGGAAGCAGAATACTCATTGTGGATGATAATCAGGAAATTCGTGAGGTAGTAACTGTTCTTCTGGAGAACGAGGGCTATGAGGTGGAGGAAGCCGGTGATGGAGAAGCAGCAATAGCTAAAGCAGAGGATATGGACTTAATCATTCTGGATGTTATGATGCCGAAAATGGATGGCTTTAAGGCATGCCGTCAGATTCGTGAGGTCACGAATGCGCCGATTCTGTTTTTGACTGCAAAGACCATGGACCAGGACAAAGCGCTTGGATTTTCCAGCGGCGGAGATGATTATTTGGCGAAGCCGTTTTCCTATAATGAACTCATTGCCCGTGTGAAAGCACTTCTGCGCAGATATTGCATTTACAAGGGGAAGGAGGAGCCGCAGGAGGGCGATCAGATTATCATGCATGATCTGGTCATCAGCCGAAACAGCAATCAGGTGAAAAAGAAGGAGGAAGCTGTAAATCTGACAGAAATGGAGTATCAGATTTTGTTACTGTTGGCGGACCATCCGAAAAAAATTTTCTCCAATCAGGAGCTGTATGAAGCTATCTGGAAGGGGCCGTATATGTATTCCGCAAATAATACCATCATGGTGCATATCCGAAATCTGCGCAAGAAGCTGGGAGTGGATCCGCAGAATCCGGTGTATATAAAAACCGTCTGGGGAAAGGGGTACCGTTTTGATTAA
- a CDS encoding HAMP domain-containing histidine kinase: protein MIKKISPVGTRKKHISKLSLKFIGIVILAAVVSVSLFGFLFFNRYRMFHLAVGEEAVKKETSEQIQTLQDTITKKDISKKNKKAIKREMRKYKDLTLYLYDDEDTLSETSFSTMEDQAYVGTMSFWLNLYEPDDQEYTLKFHDGEAYLVVYSFIGLSFMIRFLIVAAVASILLFIVVIMQFVHRKMKYVLSIEEEMQLIEAGDFHHTIIYKGNDELTDLARQLNHLRNALYDNMLKEEEARNANQELVTAMSHDLRTPLTSLLGYLDILQMKIYKSDAARDDYIRKSRQKAEQIKDMSDKLFNHFLVYSRDEELQLHPIEEQAVLNMLEFYCEELREQKFEILTKFERGSWKIMGEEAMLMRVFDNVFSNIRKYGDKHIVTVSLQVEKGNVLIRLKNRKKKDASREESTQIGLKSVNKIMKGMNGSFLYENDDTEFVVELFFPCRQE, encoded by the coding sequence TTGATTAAGAAAATAAGCCCTGTCGGAACAAGAAAAAAGCATATCTCCAAGCTAAGCCTGAAATTTATCGGTATCGTTATACTGGCGGCAGTTGTTTCCGTATCACTGTTCGGGTTTTTATTTTTTAACCGGTATCGTATGTTTCATCTGGCTGTCGGTGAAGAGGCAGTAAAGAAGGAAACGAGTGAACAGATTCAGACCCTGCAGGATACGATAACGAAAAAGGATATTTCGAAAAAGAATAAAAAAGCCATCAAACGGGAAATGAGAAAATACAAGGATCTCACGCTGTATCTGTATGATGATGAGGATACGCTGAGTGAAACATCATTCAGTACGATGGAGGATCAGGCATATGTGGGTACCATGTCCTTCTGGCTGAATCTGTATGAGCCGGACGATCAGGAATATACGCTGAAATTTCATGATGGTGAAGCCTATCTTGTTGTCTATTCCTTTATCGGTCTTTCCTTCATGATTCGGTTTCTCATTGTGGCGGCAGTTGCTTCAATCCTGCTGTTCATTGTAGTGATTATGCAGTTTGTACACCGCAAAATGAAATATGTCCTCAGTATCGAAGAGGAAATGCAGCTGATTGAAGCCGGTGATTTTCACCATACGATCATTTACAAGGGAAATGATGAATTGACGGATCTTGCCCGGCAGCTGAATCATCTGCGCAATGCATTGTATGATAATATGCTGAAGGAAGAAGAAGCACGCAATGCCAATCAGGAGCTTGTTACAGCCATGTCACATGATCTTCGTACACCCCTCACCTCTCTGCTTGGATATCTGGATATTCTTCAAATGAAAATCTATAAGAGTGATGCAGCGAGGGATGACTATATTCGAAAAAGCCGGCAGAAGGCCGAACAGATCAAGGATATGTCAGATAAGCTGTTTAATCATTTCCTTGTGTATTCCCGTGATGAGGAGCTGCAGCTGCATCCCATAGAGGAGCAGGCGGTACTGAATATGCTGGAGTTCTATTGCGAGGAGCTGCGTGAACAGAAATTTGAGATATTGACAAAATTTGAAAGGGGCAGCTGGAAAATCATGGGGGAGGAAGCCATGCTGATGCGTGTGTTTGATAATGTATTTTCCAATATCCGAAAATATGGGGATAAACACATTGTGACTGTTTCTTTACAGGTGGAGAAGGGGAATGTGCTGATTCGGTTAAAAAATCGTAAGAAAAAGGACGCATCCCGGGAGGAAAGCACCCAGATTGGTCTGAAAAGCGTTAATAAGATCATGAAAGGGATGAATGGCAGCTTTCTATATGAAAATGATGATACGGAATTTGTTGTAGAGCTGTTCTTTCCTTGCCGTCAGGAATAG
- a CDS encoding Cof-type HAD-IIB family hydrolase, giving the protein MNRQILFFDIDGTLVDSTTHIVPASTRAALQKLKKAGHILCISTGRSLQSVTDGHFDELIDWDIFLCNNGQAIYNHDKSLLHMTPIPRESVEACIQAAETQEAPLLIMGKKQILTRKPNAYVITSAEFFKESIPDVEAYDGSDVIMMIAYGPMGYAYEEYMAIPSVDVMIGQSTYADVVLKGFSKAIGIRFILDHFQMQDYLAFGDSLNDVEMLQHARIGVAMGNAHEEAKRAADIITRDVSEDGIYHALRQMRLLDL; this is encoded by the coding sequence ATGAACAGACAGATTCTGTTTTTCGATATAGACGGTACTTTGGTGGATAGTACCACGCATATTGTTCCTGCATCCACCAGAGCCGCATTGCAGAAGCTGAAGAAGGCCGGCCATATTCTATGCATTTCTACCGGACGATCTCTGCAATCTGTAACAGACGGTCACTTTGATGAGCTGATTGACTGGGACATCTTTCTCTGCAATAACGGACAGGCTATTTACAATCACGACAAAAGCCTTCTGCATATGACACCGATTCCAAGAGAAAGCGTCGAGGCCTGCATTCAGGCTGCGGAAACGCAGGAGGCTCCGCTGCTGATTATGGGAAAGAAGCAGATTCTTACCCGCAAGCCGAATGCATACGTGATTACCTCTGCAGAATTCTTTAAGGAATCCATACCGGATGTGGAAGCATATGACGGCAGTGATGTCATTATGATGATTGCCTATGGTCCTATGGGATATGCCTATGAGGAATATATGGCGATACCCAGCGTTGATGTTATGATCGGGCAGTCGACCTATGCAGATGTTGTGCTGAAGGGCTTTAGCAAGGCGATCGGTATCCGCTTTATTCTTGATCATTTTCAGATGCAGGACTATCTAGCCTTTGGAGATAGTTTGAACGATGTGGAAATGCTGCAGCATGCACGAATCGGAGTCGCAATGGGAAATGCCCATGAGGAAGCGAAGCGCGCTGCCGACATCATCACAAGGGATGTATCCGAGGATGGCATATATCATGCATTGCGGCAGATGAGGCTGCTGGATTTATAA